A window from Gallus gallus isolate bGalGal1 chromosome 7, bGalGal1.mat.broiler.GRCg7b, whole genome shotgun sequence encodes these proteins:
- the TANC1 gene encoding protein TANC1 isoform X6, whose translation MNLAKGVSMSLPSSPLLPRQSYLMQSRSNKKSPGPIRKAKYVESPRVPGEAILLLRKQSGQEEPIQNAKPDKDSSCSPAAQELMTRLGFLLGEGIPTSAHIEEKNESMCTIASQGVSPCSTLTSSTTSPSTDSPCSTLNSCTGKAAANKGSPCETMRSPSSTLESKDSGIIATVTSSSENDDRSGSSLEWSKDGSLRAGAHRGIGHDRRTDNCSPVAEEEAVGSAENLPKEVPTGEGPVPYTQSSGSLIMPRPNSVAATSSTKLEDLSYLDGQRNAPLRTSIRLPWHNTAGGRVQQENKARFVTYKPQDILLKPLLFEVPSITTDSVFVGREWLFQAIEEKLKNTDLAESKGTVITGNVGFGKTAIISRLVALSCHGSRMRQIASNSPNSSPQSSDSCQEIPLSQLPLSTAPPSGTYTVKTMNCPGTPDNQNQTGDSVKRLASRVVAYHYCQADNTYTCLVPEFVHSIAALLCRSSQLTAYKDLLIKEPHLQSMLSLRSCVQDPAAAFKRGVLEPLSNLRKEQKIPEEEYIILIDGLNDAEFHKPDYGDTISSFLAKIICKFPPWLKLIVTVRTNFQEVARSLPFISISLDDFPDNKEIHNDLSAYIQYRINNSQEIINNISLNGKADAAIIGKVSNHLIMRSLGSYLYLKLTLDLFQKGHLVIKSASYKVVPVSLSELYLLQCNMKFMTNSAFERALPILNVALASLHPMTDEQIFQAINAGQINGEQQWEDFSQRMEALSCFLIKRRDKTRMFCHPSFREWLVWRADGENTDFLCEPRNGHALLAFMFSRQEGKLNRQQTMELGHHILKAHIFKGLSKRTGISSSHLQALWIGYSADGLSAALASLRNIYTPNVKVSRLLILAGANVNYKTEVLNNAPVLCVQSHLGHEEVVTLLLEYGAAIDGTSENGMTPLCYAAAAGHMNIVSLLCKKGAKADYLDKKGQCALVHSALRGHCDILEYLLNVAWAASSQEQNSLRKSQALQQSLTAASSMGHCQVVCYILAIEKEHEVDINVTDALWGETALTAAAGRGKLEVCELLLERGAAVSRANRRGVPPLFCAVRQGHWQIAKLLLEHGSDVNLSDKQGRTPLMVAACEGHLSTVEFLLSAGATISSLDKEGLTALGWACLKGHREVVQYLVEKGATVDQTDKNGRTPLDLAAFYGDADIVQYLVEKGAMIEHVDHSGMRPLDRAIGCRNTSVVVMLLRKGAKLGNAAWAMATSKPDILLILLQKLMEEGNILYKKGKMKEAAQRYQYALRKFPREGFGEEMKAFNEMRVSLYLNLSRCRRKTNDFGLAEEFATKALDLKPKSYEAYYARARAKRNSRKLLAALADLHEATKLCPGNQEIKRLLARVEEECKQFQRTQQQKHQCSQSGQQITNSDNEEEDVIQGVNENFHLQEKEEELPHPDESVSSPQRLQHSLATSSYTRNLQDSVQQKVRPVSPQGRTGNKYLREPGLIMQPTKQAQIVKTNQHLSSIQPGSKLGSSQCNTKTQSPFQHLSQSPVPVRHTKIQHLEGTSALSAGSVSTGASSELYNEKFTSSQCSHSQHSFAKKSKTTDPSPAPFQMNFSEARQQSPVPSTVSSTSPPSSMILASSTSSLTSVSSSADSIKGLGPDVRSKENKVNQVHGTAAEHRPRNTPFMGIMDKTARFQQQNQSSRSWHSQASDGLSTNVSSGSIQSSNFEQFSVKHSQTKTSSTVTIPGESNQNGMQAKVHEELRCQTAAYCQDNRAPKQVLHLYPDAPSKQHSHISKEGHLSHVTSTKPKRSFIESNV comes from the exons TGTACTATAGCCAGTCAAGGAGTCAGTCCATGTTCTACCCTCACAAGCAGCACTACATCTCCAAGCACTGATAGCCCATGCTCAACTCTTAATAGCTGTActggcaaagcagcagccaacaAAGGTAGTCCCTGTGAAACCATGAGAAGCCCTAGCTCCACCCTGGAGAGCAAGGACAGTGGAATAATAG caACTGTAACAAGTTCATCAGAAAATGATGATCGTAGTGGATCCAGTTTGGAATGGAGCAAGGATGGGAGTCTCAGAGCTGGAGCACATCGAGGAATTGGTCACGATCGAAGAACTGACAATTGTTCACCAgttgcagaagaggaggctgttGGATCTGCTGAGAATTTGCCAAAGGAAGTACCAACAGGAGAGGGTCCTGTTCCTTATACTCAGAGTTCTGGATCTTTAATAATGCCTCGTCCAAACTCTGTTGCAG CAACAAGTTCTACCAAATTGGAAGATCTGAGTTATTTGGATGGACAAAGAAATGCTCCTTTACGCACTTCAATTCGCTTACCTTGGCACAACACTGCTGGTGGAAGAgtgcagcaggaaaacaaag CACGTTTTGTCACCTATAAGCCTCAAGACATTTTGCTAAAGCCATTACTGTTTGAAGTGCCAAGCATAACGACAGACTCAGTGTTTGTTGGAAGAGAATGGCTGTTTCAGGCAATTGAAGAAAAATTGAAGAATACAGATCTGGCAGAGAGCAAAGGAACAGTTATTACTGGGAATGTGGGATTTGGGAAGACTGCTATTATTTCCCGTCTGGTGGCACTTAGTTGCCATGGAAGTCGCATGAGGCAAATAGCTTCAAACAGTCCTAATTCATCCCCCCAGA gcAGCGATTCCTGTCAGGAGATTCCCTTAAGTCAGTTACCTCTGTCTACTGCTCCTCCAAGTGGTACCTATACAGTGAAGACCATGAATTGTCCTGGTACTCCTGACAACCAGAATCAAACAGGTGACTCTGTGAAACGCCTTGCCTCAAGG gttgtTGCTTATCACTATTGTCAAGCTGACAACACATACACTTGTCTTGTCCCAGAATTTGTGCACAGCATTGCAGCTTTGCTTTGTCGTTCGAGTCAATTAACAGCATACAAAGATCTTCTAATAAAAGAGCCTCATTTACAAAGCATGCTTAGCCTGAGATCTTGTGTCCAagatccagcagcagcttttaaaaGGGGAGTGTTGGAACCACTTTCAAACCTCAGGAAAG agcagaaaattcCCGAGGAAGAATACATAATTTTGATCGATGGTCTAAATGATGCTGAATTCCATAAACCTGATTATGGTGACACAATTTCGTCATTTCTTGCAAAGATAATTTGTAAGTTTCCTCCCTGGCTGAAGCTCATTGTGACTGTGAGAACTAATTTCcag gAGGTAGCAAGGTCACTACCCTTTATCTCAATATCCCTGGACGATTTTCCAGACAACAAAGAAATTCACAATGACTTGAGTGCTTACATTCAGTACAGAATTAATAACAGTCAGGAGATTATAAACAACATATCTTTAAATGGAAAAGCTGATGCGGCTATAATTGGGAAAGTGAGTAACCATCTGATCATGAGAAGCCTGGGATCTTATCTCTATTTGAAACTGACTCTGGATCTTTTCCAAAAAGGTCATTTAGTAATCAAAAGTGCAAGCTACAAGGTAGTTCCAGTGTCTCTATCAGAACTGTACTTACTTCAGTGCAACATGAAGTTTATGACAAACTCTGCGTTTGAGCGAGCCCTGCCAATATTAAATGTGGCTCTGGCATCCTTACATCCCATGACAGATGAGCAGATTTTCCAAGCTATTAATGCAGGTCAAATAAATGGAGAACAACAATGGGAGGACTTCAGCCAAAGGATGGAAgctctttcatgttttctgatAAAAAGGCGTGACAAAACACGTATGTTCTGCCACCCTTCCTTCAGAGAATGGCTTGTTTGGAGAGCAGATGGTGAAAATACTGACTTCTTATGTGAGCCAAG GAATGGACATGCTTTATTGGCTTTCATGTTTTCTCGACAAGAGGGAAAACTAAACCGCCAACAAACTATGGAACTTGGTCATCATATACTTAAAGCTCACATTTTTAAG GGTCTCAGTAAAAGGACTGGAATTTCTTCCAGTCATCTTCAAGCCTTGTGGATTGGTTATAGTGCTGATGGACTGTCTGCAGCCCTTGCTTCTCTGAGAAACATCTATACACCCAATGTGAAG gTGAGTCGACTGCTGATCTTGGCAGGTGCAAATGTGAATTACAAGACCGAAGTACTAAATAATGCTCCAGTACTGTGTGTTCAGTCACACCTTGGACATGAAGAAGTGGTCACTCTTCTACTAGAATACGGAGCTGCTATTGATGGAACATCAGAAAATGGAATGACCCCACTTTGttatgcagcagctgcaggtcaCATGAACATAGTTTCACTGCTGTGCAAAAAGGGTGCAAAG GCTGACTATCTAGACAAAAAAGGGCAATGTGCTTTGGTCCACAGTGCACTGAGAGGGCATTGTGATATCCTTGAATATCTTCTGAATGTCGCTTGGGCAGCTTCTTCTCAGGAGCAAAATTCACTAAGAAAAAgccaagcactgcagcaatCACTGACAGCAGCTTCCAGTATGGGACACTGTCAG GTGGTTTGTTACATCTTGGCAATTGAGAAGGAGCATGAAGTTGACATCAATGTCACTGATGCCTTGTGGGGAGAAACAg CCTtgacagctgctgcaggaagaggaaaactgGAAGTCTGCGAGTTACTTCTTGAACGTggagcagctgtgagcagagctaaCAGGAGGGGCGTTCCGCCGCTCTTCTGTGCAGTACGGCAGGGGCACTGGCAG attGCTAAACTTCTTCTGGAGCATGGGTCTGATGTGAATTTAAGCGACAAGCAAGGCAGAACTCCACTCATGGTGGCTGCTTGTGAAGGACATTTGAGCACTGTGgaatttctcctttctgcag gtGCAACTATTTCATCTCTGGACAAAGAAGGGCTGACAGCTTTGGGCTGGGCATGTCTAAAAGGCCACAGAGAAGTGGTTCAGTATTTAGTTGAGAAAGGCGCAACAGTTGATCAGACAGACAAAAATGGACGAACACCTCTAGACCTGGCAGCTTTTTATGGAGATGCTGATATT GTGCAGTATTTGGTAGAAAAAGGAGCAATGATTGAGCATGTTGACCACAGCGGCATGCGGCCACTGGACAGAGCCATTGGATGTCGTAATACATCAGTGGTGGTTATGCTCCTGAGGAAAGGAGCTAAACTAG GAAATGCAGCATGGGCAATGGCCACCTCGAAACCAGATATTCTCCTCATTCTGCTGCAGAAACTCATGGAAGAAGGAAACATACTGTACAAA AAAGGCAAGAtgaaagaagcagcacagcGCTATCAGTATGCCTTGAGGAAGTTTCCGAGGGAAggatttggagaagaaatgaaagcattcaATGAGATGAGAGTTTCATTGTACTTGAATTTATCAAGGTGTCGCCGAAAAACAAAT GATTTTGGTTTGGCTGAAGAGTTCGCTACCAAAGCATTGGATTTAAAACCCAAGTCTTACGAAGCCTATTATGCTCGAGCAAGAGCAAAAAGGAACAGCAG AAAGCTACTTGCTGCTCTTGCTGACTTACATGAAGCCACAAAGTTGTGTCCTGGCAATCAAGAAATTAAACGTCTCCTGGCTCGAGTAGAAGAAGAATGTAAGCAGTTCCAGAGAACGCAACAACAGAAGCATCAGTGCTCACAGTCAGGACAGCAAATTACCAATTCTGAtaatgaggaggaggatgttATCCAAGGAGTGAATGAGAACTTCCATCttcaagaaaaagaggaagaactgCCACACCCTGATGAATCTGTTTCCTCTCCACAAAGGCTGCAACATTCCTTAGCTACTTCATCATACACTAGAAACCTTCAAGACAGTGTTCAGCAGAAAGTGAGACCTGTGTCCCCTCAAGGCAGAACAGGCAATAAATATCTGAGAGAGCCAGGCTTGATCATGCAGCCAACAAAGCAAGCACAGATTGTAAAAACTAATCAGCACctgagctccatccagcctggatcaAAACTGGGAAGCAGTCAATGTAATACAAAGACACAATCGCCTTTTCAGCATCTTTCCCAAAGTCCTGTGCCAGTTCGACACACTAAAATTCAGCATTTGGAGGGGACAAGCGCATTATCAGCTGGAAGTGTTTCCACAGGTGCTAGTTCTGAGCTGTACAATGAGAAGTTCACATCCAGCCAGTGTTCCCATTCACAGCACTCTTTTGCAAAGAAATCTAAAACCACTGATCCATCACCAGCCCCATTTCAAATGAATTTCAGTGAAGCAAGACAGCAAAGTCCTGTACCCAGCACTGTCTCTTCTACTTCTCCACCTAGCAGTATGATTCTTGCCAGCTCAACCAGCAGCTTAACTTCAGTGAGTAGTTCTGCAGATAGTATTAAGGGGCTAGGGCCAGACGTTCGAAGCAAGGAGAACAAAGTTAATCAAGTTCATGGTACTGCTGCTGAACACAGACCTCGCAATACGCCATTTATGGGAATCATGGATAAGACTGCCAGGTTTCAGCAGCAAAATCAGTCCAGTCGCTCTTGGCATTCTCAGGCCTCAGATGGATTATCAACAAATGTTTCTTCAGGGAGCATTCAGTCTTCTAATTTCGAGCAGTTTTCGGTCAAACACTCTCAAACTAAAACTTCCTCTACTGTTACTATCCCGGGAGAGAGCAACCAGAATGGTATGCAAGCTAAAGTACATGAGGAGCTTAGGTGTCAAACAGCTGCCTACTGTCAAGATAATAGAGCACCAAAACAAGTTCTGCATTTATACCCAGATGCGCCATCAAAACAACACTCTCACATCAGTAAGGAAGGTCATTTAAGCCACGTCACCTCTACAAAACCAAAGCGATCATTTATTGAATCAAATgtgtaa
- the TANC1 gene encoding protein TANC1 isoform X8, with product MCTIASQGVSPCSTLTSSTTSPSTDSPCSTLNSCTGKAAANKGSPCETMRSPSSTLESKDSGIIATVTSSSENDDRSGSSLEWSKDGSLRAGAHRGIGHDRRTDNCSPVAEEEAVGSAENLPKEVPTGEGPVPYTQSSGSLIMPRPNSVAATSSTKLEDLSYLDGQRNAPLRTSIRLPWHNTAGGRVQQENKARFVTYKPQDILLKPLLFEVPSITTDSVFVGREWLFQAIEEKLKNTDLAESKGTVITGNVGFGKTAIISRLVALSCHGSRMRQIASNSPNSSPQSSDSCQEIPLSQLPLSTAPPSGTYTVKTMNCPGTPDNQNQTGDSVKRLASRVVAYHYCQADNTYTCLVPEFVHSIAALLCRSSQLTAYKDLLIKEPHLQSMLSLRSCVQDPAAAFKRGVLEPLSNLRKEQKIPEEEYIILIDGLNDAEFHKPDYGDTISSFLAKIICKFPPWLKLIVTVRTNFQEVARSLPFISISLDDFPDNKEIHNDLSAYIQYRINNSQEIINNISLNGKADAAIIGKVSNHLIMRSLGSYLYLKLTLDLFQKGHLVIKSASYKVVPVSLSELYLLQCNMKFMTNSAFERALPILNVALASLHPMTDEQIFQAINAGQINGEQQWEDFSQRMEALSCFLIKRRDKTRMFCHPSFREWLVWRADGENTDFLCEPRNGHALLAFMFSRQEGKLNRQQTMELGHHILKAHIFKGLSKRTGISSSHLQALWIGYSADGLSAALASLRNIYTPNVKVSRLLILAGANVNYKTEVLNNAPVLCVQSHLGHEEVVTLLLEYGAAIDGTSENGMTPLCYAAAAGHMNIVSLLCKKGAKADYLDKKGQCALVHSALRGHCDILEYLLNVAWAASSQEQNSLRKSQALQQSLTAASSMGHCQVVCYILAIEKEHEVDINVTDALWGETALTAAAGRGKLEVCELLLERGAAVSRANRRGVPPLFCAVRQGHWQIAKLLLEHGSDVNLSDKQGRTPLMVAACEGHLSTVEFLLSAGATISSLDKEGLTALGWACLKGHREVVQYLVEKGATVDQTDKNGRTPLDLAAFYGDADIVQYLVEKGAMIEHVDHSGMRPLDRAIGCRNTSVVVMLLRKGAKLGNAAWAMATSKPDILLILLQKLMEEGNILYKKGKMKEAAQRYQYALRKFPREGFGEEMKAFNEMRVSLYLNLSRCRRKTNDFGLAEEFATKALDLKPKSYEAYYARARAKRNSRKLLAALADLHEATKLCPGNQEIKRLLARVEEECKQFQRTQQQKHQCSQSGQQITNSDNEEEDVIQGVNENFHLQEKEEELPHPDESVSSPQRLQHSLATSSYTRNLQDSVQQKVRPVSPQGRTGNKYLREPGLIMQPTKQAQIVKTNQHLSSIQPGSKLGSSQCNTKTQSPFQHLSQSPVPVRHTKIQHLEGTSALSAGSVSTGASSELYNEKFTSSQCSHSQHSFAKKSKTTDPSPAPFQMNFSEARQQSPVPSTVSSTSPPSSMILASSTSSLTSVSSSADSIKGLGPDVRSKENKVNQVHGTAAEHRPRNTPFMGIMDKTARFQQQNQSSRSWHSQASDGLSTNVSSGSIQSSNFEQFSVKHSQTKTSSTVTIPGESNQNGMQAKVHEELRCQTAAYCQDNRAPKQVLHLYPDAPSKQHSHISKEGHLSHVTSTKPKRSFIESNV from the exons TGTACTATAGCCAGTCAAGGAGTCAGTCCATGTTCTACCCTCACAAGCAGCACTACATCTCCAAGCACTGATAGCCCATGCTCAACTCTTAATAGCTGTActggcaaagcagcagccaacaAAGGTAGTCCCTGTGAAACCATGAGAAGCCCTAGCTCCACCCTGGAGAGCAAGGACAGTGGAATAATAG caACTGTAACAAGTTCATCAGAAAATGATGATCGTAGTGGATCCAGTTTGGAATGGAGCAAGGATGGGAGTCTCAGAGCTGGAGCACATCGAGGAATTGGTCACGATCGAAGAACTGACAATTGTTCACCAgttgcagaagaggaggctgttGGATCTGCTGAGAATTTGCCAAAGGAAGTACCAACAGGAGAGGGTCCTGTTCCTTATACTCAGAGTTCTGGATCTTTAATAATGCCTCGTCCAAACTCTGTTGCAG CAACAAGTTCTACCAAATTGGAAGATCTGAGTTATTTGGATGGACAAAGAAATGCTCCTTTACGCACTTCAATTCGCTTACCTTGGCACAACACTGCTGGTGGAAGAgtgcagcaggaaaacaaag CACGTTTTGTCACCTATAAGCCTCAAGACATTTTGCTAAAGCCATTACTGTTTGAAGTGCCAAGCATAACGACAGACTCAGTGTTTGTTGGAAGAGAATGGCTGTTTCAGGCAATTGAAGAAAAATTGAAGAATACAGATCTGGCAGAGAGCAAAGGAACAGTTATTACTGGGAATGTGGGATTTGGGAAGACTGCTATTATTTCCCGTCTGGTGGCACTTAGTTGCCATGGAAGTCGCATGAGGCAAATAGCTTCAAACAGTCCTAATTCATCCCCCCAGA gcAGCGATTCCTGTCAGGAGATTCCCTTAAGTCAGTTACCTCTGTCTACTGCTCCTCCAAGTGGTACCTATACAGTGAAGACCATGAATTGTCCTGGTACTCCTGACAACCAGAATCAAACAGGTGACTCTGTGAAACGCCTTGCCTCAAGG gttgtTGCTTATCACTATTGTCAAGCTGACAACACATACACTTGTCTTGTCCCAGAATTTGTGCACAGCATTGCAGCTTTGCTTTGTCGTTCGAGTCAATTAACAGCATACAAAGATCTTCTAATAAAAGAGCCTCATTTACAAAGCATGCTTAGCCTGAGATCTTGTGTCCAagatccagcagcagcttttaaaaGGGGAGTGTTGGAACCACTTTCAAACCTCAGGAAAG agcagaaaattcCCGAGGAAGAATACATAATTTTGATCGATGGTCTAAATGATGCTGAATTCCATAAACCTGATTATGGTGACACAATTTCGTCATTTCTTGCAAAGATAATTTGTAAGTTTCCTCCCTGGCTGAAGCTCATTGTGACTGTGAGAACTAATTTCcag gAGGTAGCAAGGTCACTACCCTTTATCTCAATATCCCTGGACGATTTTCCAGACAACAAAGAAATTCACAATGACTTGAGTGCTTACATTCAGTACAGAATTAATAACAGTCAGGAGATTATAAACAACATATCTTTAAATGGAAAAGCTGATGCGGCTATAATTGGGAAAGTGAGTAACCATCTGATCATGAGAAGCCTGGGATCTTATCTCTATTTGAAACTGACTCTGGATCTTTTCCAAAAAGGTCATTTAGTAATCAAAAGTGCAAGCTACAAGGTAGTTCCAGTGTCTCTATCAGAACTGTACTTACTTCAGTGCAACATGAAGTTTATGACAAACTCTGCGTTTGAGCGAGCCCTGCCAATATTAAATGTGGCTCTGGCATCCTTACATCCCATGACAGATGAGCAGATTTTCCAAGCTATTAATGCAGGTCAAATAAATGGAGAACAACAATGGGAGGACTTCAGCCAAAGGATGGAAgctctttcatgttttctgatAAAAAGGCGTGACAAAACACGTATGTTCTGCCACCCTTCCTTCAGAGAATGGCTTGTTTGGAGAGCAGATGGTGAAAATACTGACTTCTTATGTGAGCCAAG GAATGGACATGCTTTATTGGCTTTCATGTTTTCTCGACAAGAGGGAAAACTAAACCGCCAACAAACTATGGAACTTGGTCATCATATACTTAAAGCTCACATTTTTAAG GGTCTCAGTAAAAGGACTGGAATTTCTTCCAGTCATCTTCAAGCCTTGTGGATTGGTTATAGTGCTGATGGACTGTCTGCAGCCCTTGCTTCTCTGAGAAACATCTATACACCCAATGTGAAG gTGAGTCGACTGCTGATCTTGGCAGGTGCAAATGTGAATTACAAGACCGAAGTACTAAATAATGCTCCAGTACTGTGTGTTCAGTCACACCTTGGACATGAAGAAGTGGTCACTCTTCTACTAGAATACGGAGCTGCTATTGATGGAACATCAGAAAATGGAATGACCCCACTTTGttatgcagcagctgcaggtcaCATGAACATAGTTTCACTGCTGTGCAAAAAGGGTGCAAAG GCTGACTATCTAGACAAAAAAGGGCAATGTGCTTTGGTCCACAGTGCACTGAGAGGGCATTGTGATATCCTTGAATATCTTCTGAATGTCGCTTGGGCAGCTTCTTCTCAGGAGCAAAATTCACTAAGAAAAAgccaagcactgcagcaatCACTGACAGCAGCTTCCAGTATGGGACACTGTCAG GTGGTTTGTTACATCTTGGCAATTGAGAAGGAGCATGAAGTTGACATCAATGTCACTGATGCCTTGTGGGGAGAAACAg CCTtgacagctgctgcaggaagaggaaaactgGAAGTCTGCGAGTTACTTCTTGAACGTggagcagctgtgagcagagctaaCAGGAGGGGCGTTCCGCCGCTCTTCTGTGCAGTACGGCAGGGGCACTGGCAG attGCTAAACTTCTTCTGGAGCATGGGTCTGATGTGAATTTAAGCGACAAGCAAGGCAGAACTCCACTCATGGTGGCTGCTTGTGAAGGACATTTGAGCACTGTGgaatttctcctttctgcag gtGCAACTATTTCATCTCTGGACAAAGAAGGGCTGACAGCTTTGGGCTGGGCATGTCTAAAAGGCCACAGAGAAGTGGTTCAGTATTTAGTTGAGAAAGGCGCAACAGTTGATCAGACAGACAAAAATGGACGAACACCTCTAGACCTGGCAGCTTTTTATGGAGATGCTGATATT GTGCAGTATTTGGTAGAAAAAGGAGCAATGATTGAGCATGTTGACCACAGCGGCATGCGGCCACTGGACAGAGCCATTGGATGTCGTAATACATCAGTGGTGGTTATGCTCCTGAGGAAAGGAGCTAAACTAG GAAATGCAGCATGGGCAATGGCCACCTCGAAACCAGATATTCTCCTCATTCTGCTGCAGAAACTCATGGAAGAAGGAAACATACTGTACAAA AAAGGCAAGAtgaaagaagcagcacagcGCTATCAGTATGCCTTGAGGAAGTTTCCGAGGGAAggatttggagaagaaatgaaagcattcaATGAGATGAGAGTTTCATTGTACTTGAATTTATCAAGGTGTCGCCGAAAAACAAAT GATTTTGGTTTGGCTGAAGAGTTCGCTACCAAAGCATTGGATTTAAAACCCAAGTCTTACGAAGCCTATTATGCTCGAGCAAGAGCAAAAAGGAACAGCAG AAAGCTACTTGCTGCTCTTGCTGACTTACATGAAGCCACAAAGTTGTGTCCTGGCAATCAAGAAATTAAACGTCTCCTGGCTCGAGTAGAAGAAGAATGTAAGCAGTTCCAGAGAACGCAACAACAGAAGCATCAGTGCTCACAGTCAGGACAGCAAATTACCAATTCTGAtaatgaggaggaggatgttATCCAAGGAGTGAATGAGAACTTCCATCttcaagaaaaagaggaagaactgCCACACCCTGATGAATCTGTTTCCTCTCCACAAAGGCTGCAACATTCCTTAGCTACTTCATCATACACTAGAAACCTTCAAGACAGTGTTCAGCAGAAAGTGAGACCTGTGTCCCCTCAAGGCAGAACAGGCAATAAATATCTGAGAGAGCCAGGCTTGATCATGCAGCCAACAAAGCAAGCACAGATTGTAAAAACTAATCAGCACctgagctccatccagcctggatcaAAACTGGGAAGCAGTCAATGTAATACAAAGACACAATCGCCTTTTCAGCATCTTTCCCAAAGTCCTGTGCCAGTTCGACACACTAAAATTCAGCATTTGGAGGGGACAAGCGCATTATCAGCTGGAAGTGTTTCCACAGGTGCTAGTTCTGAGCTGTACAATGAGAAGTTCACATCCAGCCAGTGTTCCCATTCACAGCACTCTTTTGCAAAGAAATCTAAAACCACTGATCCATCACCAGCCCCATTTCAAATGAATTTCAGTGAAGCAAGACAGCAAAGTCCTGTACCCAGCACTGTCTCTTCTACTTCTCCACCTAGCAGTATGATTCTTGCCAGCTCAACCAGCAGCTTAACTTCAGTGAGTAGTTCTGCAGATAGTATTAAGGGGCTAGGGCCAGACGTTCGAAGCAAGGAGAACAAAGTTAATCAAGTTCATGGTACTGCTGCTGAACACAGACCTCGCAATACGCCATTTATGGGAATCATGGATAAGACTGCCAGGTTTCAGCAGCAAAATCAGTCCAGTCGCTCTTGGCATTCTCAGGCCTCAGATGGATTATCAACAAATGTTTCTTCAGGGAGCATTCAGTCTTCTAATTTCGAGCAGTTTTCGGTCAAACACTCTCAAACTAAAACTTCCTCTACTGTTACTATCCCGGGAGAGAGCAACCAGAATGGTATGCAAGCTAAAGTACATGAGGAGCTTAGGTGTCAAACAGCTGCCTACTGTCAAGATAATAGAGCACCAAAACAAGTTCTGCATTTATACCCAGATGCGCCATCAAAACAACACTCTCACATCAGTAAGGAAGGTCATTTAAGCCACGTCACCTCTACAAAACCAAAGCGATCATTTATTGAATCAAATgtgtaa